GAAAGCCGGCCCTTACAGTAAGCTCGGCAAACTTTAGTGCCGTCAAGGGACATACTTGAGCCGGTTTAATCACAACCGTGTTGCCTGCGGCAATGCAAGCGGCCATCTTCCACGAGAGCATCATCAGTGGGTAGTTCCAGGGTGTAATTAAGGCGCACACACCGATCGGTTCCTTCTTCGTGAACGTTAGCACACGATTCGGGCGGGCTGGGCTGACCGGGATGGTGCTACCTTCGATCTTGTCCGCCCAACCAGCATAGTAGCGCCACGCATCGATCGACATACCGACGTGAGTTTTCAGTGCAAGCGTGTAAACTGCGCCCGAATCGATCGACTCAATCGTTGCCAGTTCCTCCCGGTGCTGCTCCATCAGCTCTGCCAATCGGTACATCAGCTGACCGCGCTCACGTGCCGAAACGGACGTCCATACGCCACGGAACGCTTCATCGGCGGCTTGAACTGCATCGTCAACGTCCGCTTTGGATGCATTCGCTACGTCACAGATCACTTGTTCGTTGGTGGGATTAACGATCGGTATCGTTTTTGCACCTTCCGCATCCACAAACCGCCCATTGATGAAGAGCTGCGTTGGGACGGCTATCTGTCGTCGGTTTGCCTTCAACACCACGTGTTTGAAATCCAGCGGAATGTTCGTTCCACGATCGCCATTGCTTCCGGAGCGCAACCGTTGAATAACTTCCTGCATAAACTCCCCATACACTGGCGCCATGAAGAGCGTCTCGTTGTCGATCGGTACCTCGAGCGTGTCCTTCACCTCCTCCACCAACCGCACCACATCCATCGAGCCGGCACCGCACGCGAAAAAGTCCGTCTCGGGCCCAATCTCCACCTTCAGGATCGATTTCCATATGCTGCGCAGCAGCGTatcctgctcctgctccttCTCCGTCAGCACCAGCGGGGTCGCTTTTGTCGTCCCCATCTGCTCAAACCACTCCCCGGTGGAATGACACGATTGCCACGCTTGATCCGCCGCACGCGTACCAACGATCCATCGGTTCCGGTGATGAAAATGCCTTCGCGCGTTACAAAAGCAGACCCGGTGGACCCTTTAAATTGGATTGGCTTCCCATTGACCATGCTGCGCCGGGCACTGAGTGATGCACCGTACAGTCGGACCGGTACTTGCTCGCCATCTTCCATCTGCACTACAGCCAGCGCTCCGGGAACCGAATCCAACCCACGGATAAAGTTGAAAATCCTCACCGCCGGTTGGTTCAAGTTTAGGTACTGATTCTCCTCCCGAAACAGGGCCGGATCGTAGCTCGCACCAATTTCAGTTTGCGGGATCTTGGGCGCAGTACCCGCAGCGATCATATCCACCGCTTCCGCCATAGCCGTTACACCCTCCGGGTAGAGGAACCGCTTGTACAGTGTGTCGAGCGTGTCGTCCCCATAAACGGGGCACTGTTTCTGCAGCAGAATCGGTCCAGTATCGAGCCCATCGTCCGCCCAGAAGATGGAGAAACCGGCCCGCTCGTCCCCCTCGATCAGTGTCCAGGAGATGGCACTGGCGCCTCGGTGAAGTGGCAGTATGGAGGGATGATAGCAGATGCTACCGTAAGCGGCCCCATCGATCACCTCCATCGGGATGAACTGGCTGCAGAACGGGAGCACGTTCAGGTTCGCACCGACCGATCGGTACCGCTCGAGCACTTCCGGTATAGGGACACCTTTGCGACGCCAGGCGGAGAATTTAAACACTGGAATGCCATGCTGGCGGGCTACGGTAGCCAGTACGTCTTCGCGGGCGGCTTTGTCAGCGATCGTGAACACACCGACGATGAGATGATCACGCTCGAGCAGCAGTTCGAGAACTTCGGCGGCAAAGTTGCTCTGCCCGATGATGGCAATTTTGAGCTCctcttgctgctgttgatgatggCCATTGGTGGCTTTCTGCAGGTGAGTAACAAAAGCAAAGAAGATGTCAAACTGAATGATCGGAAGCACTGCACTCTAGCAAGAACTGAAACTCACATGAAAGCCGTTCGTTTTGGCGTCACTTTTCACAGGATCTCCcatttttatagctttttcTGCTCACTTAAATACGGATACACAAAATCCTTGCCACTACATGCAACAGAACGAACCGAACTGATTGACCGATCACGATCGGGACTCTTATTTATACACCAGCAGAAGCGGGAGCAGCCCGAAAAGGCCACAATCACTTATCAACGGATGCTGCATCAGGCCACAAAAGCAGAGcagagcagagagagagagagcaagagggCACGCATCTGTCTTGCTGTTGGATCATGTGTACCGCTCCCTGCCTGTGTGTTTGATTAGAGAAGGTGCCAATCATGCCGATCGGCTTTCGGAGGGGCATCGTCGACTGGTGCCTACTTAATTCATGCGATAATCAGCTGCAGGAGTGTAAATTGCGCTGACTGTTGGCTTTAAATTGCCCTTTATAGAGTGTTTGTGTAACACGAACACAATGCCGATCGGTTGTGGTTCTGCCGCGGGGCCCCAAGATCGCGGGTTTGTGGGTCGAGAATAAGAAGCGTGCAATCTCAGCCCCGCACGGGTCAAACAGACGGGCTATATTTACCAACAGGTCTGGCACATGGAACCGGCGCTAACCAGTTCCACGCAGAGAAAGTTCGCCGTCTAATCGGTTCGTTATCAGTGATAGCGTGTGCTGATCCGATGACGCGGAAGAGCAGCGTTACAACAGCAGCGTGGTGTTTGAATCAGCTGCGGTAAGCGTGTCCAGGAGCCGACATTAAATAAGCTTCGATTAGTGAGATTCTGT
This sequence is a window from Anopheles merus strain MAF chromosome 3R, AmerM5.1, whole genome shotgun sequence. Protein-coding genes within it:
- the LOC121596773 gene encoding LOW QUALITY PROTEIN: cytosolic 10-formyltetrahydrofolate dehydrogenase-like (The sequence of the model RefSeq protein was modified relative to this genomic sequence to represent the inferred CDS: inserted 1 base in 1 codon); amino-acid sequence: MGDPVKSDAKTNGFHKATNGHHQQQQEELKIAIIGQSNFAAEVLELLLERDHLIVGVFTIADKAAREDVLATVARQHGIPVFKFSAWRRKGVPIPEVLERYRSVGANLNVLPFCSQFIPMEVIDGAAYGSICYHPSILPLHRGASAISWTLIEGDERAGFSIFWADDGLDTGPILLQKQCPVYGDDTLDTLYKRFLYPEGVTAMAEAVDMIAAGTAPKIPQTEIGASYDPALFREENQYLNLNQPAVRIFNFIRGLDSVPGALAVVQMEDGEQVPVRLYGASLSARRSMVNGKPIQFKGSTGSAFVTREGIFITGTDGSLVRVRRIKRGNRVXSTGEWFEQMGTTKATPLVLTEKEQEQDTLLRSIWKSILKVEIGPETDFFACGAGSMDVVRLVEEVKDTLEVPIDNETLFMAPVYGEFMQEVIQRLRSGSNGDRGTNIPLDFKHVVLKANRRQIAVPTQLFINGRFVDAEGAKTIPIVNPTNEQVICDVANASKADVDDAVQAADEAFRGVWTSVSARERGQLMYRLAELMEQHREELATIESIDSGAVYTLALKTHVGMSIDAWRYYAGWADKIEGSTIPVSPARPNRVLTFTKKEPIGVCALITPWNYPLMMLSWKMAACIAAGNTVVIKPAQVCPLTALKFAELTVRAGFPPGVINVVTGTGSLAGQALADHPVVRKLGFTGSTPIGKRIMASCAESNIKKCSMELGGKSPLVIFADCDLEKAVRLGMSSVFFNKGENCIAAGRLFVEDRIHDEFVRKVIRGIKTMKIGDPLDRATAHGPQNHRAHLEKLQEYCAIGVKEGAKLLYGGKRVAKMEGLFFEPTVFTDVEDHMYIAREESFGPIMVISKFHASDFDALVARANSTEYGLASGVFTQDIAKALRFAERVEAGTVFVNTYNKTDVAAPFGGFKQSGFGKDLGKEALNEYLKTKCVTVEY